A segment of the Streptomyces sp. L2 genome:
CCGGCGGGAGGGCCGGCGGGTCGCCGCCGAACTGCTGGAACGGTTCGACCTGGTGGACGCGGCGCGGAAGCCCGCCTCCACCTACTCCGGCGGCATGAAGCGCCGCCTCGACATCGCCATGACGCTGGTCGGCAGCCCGCGCGTCATCTTCCTCGACGAGCCGACCACCGGCCTCGACCCGCGCTCCCGGCACACCATGTGGCAGATCATCCGCGAGCTGGTCACCGGCGGCGTCACCGTCTTCCTCACCACCCAGTACCTGGAGGAGGCCGACGAACTCGCCGACCGCATCGCGGTGTTGCACGACGGCCGGATCGCCGCCGAGGGCAGCGCCGAGGAACTGAAGCGGCTGGTCCCCGGCGGACACGTGCGCCTCCGCTTCACCGACCCGGCGGCGTACCGCGGCGCCGCCACCGCGCTCCGCTCGGCCTCCCCGGACGACACGTCCCTGACCCTCCGGGTCCCCAGCGACGGCAGCCAGCGCGATCTGCGCGCGGTCCTCGACTCGCTCGACTCGGCCGGCGTCGAGGCCGCCGAACTCACCGTGCACACCCCGGACCTGGACGACGTGTTCTTCGCCCTGACCAGCACCGCCACCGTGCCGCCCCAACCCAAGGAGACCGTCCGATGAGCGCCCTCTCCCTCGCCGTACGCGACTCGACGACCATGCTGCGCCGCAACCTCCTGCACGCCCGGCGCTACCCGTCCCTCACCCTGAACCTGCTGCTCACGCCGATCATGCTGTTGCTGCTGTTCGTCTACGTCTTCGGCGACACCATGAGCGCGGGCATCGGCGGCGGTCACCCGGACCGCTCCGCCTACACCGCCTACATCGTGCCCGGCCTGCTGCTGATGACCATCGGCAGCACGGTGATCGGCACCGCGGTCTCCGTGTCCAACGACATGACCGAGGGCATCATCGCCCGCTTCCGCACGATGGCGATCCACCGGGGCTCCGTGATCGTCGGTCATGTCATCGGCAGCGTGCTGCAGTCGGTCGCGAGCGTGGTCCTGGTCGGCGCCGTCGCCGTGGCCATCGGCTTCCGCTCCCACGGCGCCACCGCCCTGGAGTGGCTGGCGGCCTTCGGCCTGCTCGTCCTGTTCGCGACGGCGCTCACCTGGATCGCCGTCGGCATGGGCCTGGTCAGCCCCAACGCCGAGGCCGCCGGCAACAACGCGATGCCCCTGATCCTGCTGCCGCTCCTGTCCAGCGCCTTCGTCCCCCTGCACGCACTCCCCGGCTGGTTCCGGCCCGTCGCCGAGTACCAGCCCTTCACCCCGGCCATCGAGACCCTCCGCGGCCTCCTCCTCGGCACCCCGATCGGCCACAACGGCTGGCTCGCCCTCGCCTGGTGCCTGGCCCTGACGGTCCTGGGCTACGTCTGGTCGACGGCGAGGTTCGACAAGGACCCGGAGTAACCACCGCGAACCGCCCACAAGGAGAACTACGCTGCGTAGACTGCCCGTTACCGATACGTTCACGGAGGAGCAGGATGCCGCCGAGACGGGTGATCACAGGACGCAGCCAGGAGCCTCGCCGGCGGTTCGCGGAGGAACTCCGCCTGCTCCGCCTCGAACGGGGCGTGAGGATGCGCGGCTTGACGAAGGCGGTCGGCTGGGACCCGGTGGCGACAACGCGTGCGAAAGGCGATCGGGCCGTGTTCGCGGGCGCAGGGATCGACGGATGCCTGTATCGCTGGGACGCGAGGAGGGGCGAGCCGGAGGGTACGCCGTGGGAGTGCCACAACGGCTACATCATGACCCGCACCAGCCTTGTGCTGCCGGGATGGCACACCGCTGCTGGCCACCGGCGGCGAGGACGGAACGGTGCGTCGATGGCATGCCGAGAGCGGGGAACCCGAGGGCAACAGGGTGGGTTCGATCGCACGCACCACCAGTGAAAGCGCCGCCGCTTGACGAGCGGAGGAGGATCGCACAGTGACCGACGACGATCTGTTCGAGGCTGTCCGCGCTCGCGTGCGGGCGGGAAGGCCACCGACCACGACTCGACGCTGCCGACACCCGCACCGGCGTCACGCGACATGGTCGAGGCGGTGGAACGCGCTATCGGCTTCCGGCTGCCACCACTGGTCCGCCGGATCTACCTGGAGATCGCCGACGGCGGCGTAGGCCCGTTCTCCGGCTTCTCGCCCCTGGACGACGACGGGTGGCGGATGCCCGGTCCCCCGCCGGACATGGACGAGGCCGAACTCGCCCAGTACCCAGCTGACCCGCCGCCCGGCGTCGTCTTCTTCTGCGACTTCGGCTGCGCGAGGTGGGCGCTGCTCGACTGCCGTCACCCCGAGGGACAGATGTGGTGGTGGCAGGAGGGCGACCGTCACAAACTGGATCTGACGTTCCCACAGTGGGAAACTCCTTGCCCCCACGACTCACGCGTCCGGTCCCAATCGACCGACGTGTCGCTCTCGGCCGTCGGAGTGACAGGTGCCGTCACCCGGCCGAGTCCCGGGCATGGCGATCCCCTCTCCGTGTCCTCCGCGCCCGGCCGTGGAGCAGAAGCCAGAAGGTCTGCAGTGACTCCTCCGGTGTGCCCGCGGCGAAGCGGTTGAGGACCTTGCCGAGGGGGTTCCACACCCGGCCGTCCGGCATCCGGACCCCGACGGGCTGCCCGAAGTAGGCTCGCTGGTCGGCGTCGAACTCCAGCCACACCGCGCCCGCCCGGCGCACCAGCACCTCACCGACGTACGACCCGAGCCCGAACAGCGTCTCCCGCGCCCGCTCCCGGTCCGCCCCGCCCTTGCG
Coding sequences within it:
- a CDS encoding ATP-binding cassette domain-containing protein is translated as MTDPAIAARGLRKSYGDKVVLDGIDLTVPEGTIFSLLGPNGAGKTTVVKILSTLIGADAGVIRVGGHDLAADPRAVRAAIGVTGQFSAVDGLITGEENMLLMADLHHLSRREGRRVAAELLERFDLVDAARKPASTYSGGMKRRLDIAMTLVGSPRVIFLDEPTTGLDPRSRHTMWQIIRELVTGGVTVFLTTQYLEEADELADRIAVLHDGRIAAEGSAEELKRLVPGGHVRLRFTDPAAYRGAATALRSASPDDTSLTLRVPSDGSQRDLRAVLDSLDSAGVEAAELTVHTPDLDDVFFALTSTATVPPQPKETVR
- a CDS encoding ABC transporter permease is translated as MSALSLAVRDSTTMLRRNLLHARRYPSLTLNLLLTPIMLLLLFVYVFGDTMSAGIGGGHPDRSAYTAYIVPGLLLMTIGSTVIGTAVSVSNDMTEGIIARFRTMAIHRGSVIVGHVIGSVLQSVASVVLVGAVAVAIGFRSHGATALEWLAAFGLLVLFATALTWIAVGMGLVSPNAEAAGNNAMPLILLPLLSSAFVPLHALPGWFRPVAEYQPFTPAIETLRGLLLGTPIGHNGWLALAWCLALTVLGYVWSTARFDKDPE